Proteins co-encoded in one Cytophaga hutchinsonii ATCC 33406 genomic window:
- a CDS encoding chorismate-binding protein, whose translation MNSSTIVQTDISSTLCKQDLIKGSLYSALRHSYAIACWSNPESKNWDILIDPQPTLLAENKTPYLHKLPSGFLIAPFKSNAAKYFIQNKIHIQLGDTVNCSAQAGHESTLEDVLQTSRLAKDTSLSLADLLPEKEFLTQSADQDYINGVEAAKEIIVNSELQKVVLARSKDKQVNLANLETVVLNLREHYPLAYIGIFFHPETGLWISATPELLLCTDRNGTFKTVALAGTQKYNPEIPIRDVSWTHKEIEEQALVCRYIINCFKTIRLREYVEQGPRTIQSGSLLHLKTEYTANTSEVNMQELGTTMLQLLHPTSAVCGMPKKPAIDFIERHEQFDRKLFSGYSGPVNMEKETALYVTLRCAQVHANSITLYAGAGITADSVPQKEFEETNLKMNVIGNAFSNL comes from the coding sequence ATGAATTCTTCTACAATTGTACAGACAGACATATCCTCAACTCTTTGTAAACAGGATTTGATCAAAGGGAGTTTATACTCCGCGCTCAGGCATTCATATGCTATAGCGTGCTGGTCTAACCCTGAATCAAAAAACTGGGACATCTTAATCGACCCGCAGCCAACCTTGCTTGCGGAAAATAAAACACCTTACCTGCATAAACTTCCCTCCGGTTTTCTGATCGCACCGTTTAAATCAAACGCGGCAAAATATTTTATTCAGAACAAAATCCATATTCAGCTTGGAGATACCGTAAACTGCAGCGCACAGGCCGGACATGAATCTACGTTAGAAGATGTTCTGCAGACAAGCCGCTTAGCAAAAGATACTTCCTTATCGCTGGCAGATCTCTTACCTGAAAAAGAATTTCTCACCCAATCAGCTGATCAGGATTATATCAACGGTGTGGAAGCAGCCAAAGAAATTATTGTAAACAGTGAATTGCAGAAAGTGGTACTGGCGCGTTCCAAAGATAAGCAGGTAAACCTTGCCAATCTGGAAACCGTTGTATTAAACCTGCGCGAACATTATCCGCTTGCATATATAGGAATTTTCTTCCACCCCGAAACGGGATTGTGGATCAGCGCTACACCGGAACTGCTTTTATGTACCGATCGAAACGGCACGTTTAAAACCGTTGCACTAGCCGGTACGCAGAAATACAATCCGGAAATACCTATCCGGGATGTATCCTGGACACACAAAGAGATCGAGGAACAGGCGCTGGTGTGCCGATACATCATCAATTGTTTTAAGACAATCCGTTTACGCGAATATGTTGAACAGGGACCTCGAACGATACAGTCCGGCAGCCTGCTGCATTTAAAAACAGAATACACAGCCAATACATCGGAAGTAAATATGCAGGAACTGGGTACAACCATGCTGCAGCTGCTCCACCCCACTTCGGCTGTGTGCGGCATGCCTAAAAAACCAGCCATTGATTTTATTGAACGGCATGAGCAGTTCGACCGTAAATTATTCAGCGGTTATTCCGGACCTGTGAACATGGAAAAAGAAACCGCCTTATATGTAACGTTGCGCTGTGCACAGGTTCATGCAAACAGTATAACCTTGTACGCAGGTGCCGGCATCACGGCAGATTCAGTTCCTCAAAAAGAATTTGAAGAAACGAATCTGAAAATGAATGTAATTGGCAACGCTTTTAGTAATTTATAA